Proteins encoded together in one Chelonoidis abingdonii isolate Lonesome George chromosome 1, CheloAbing_2.0, whole genome shotgun sequence window:
- the NOP2 gene encoding 28S rRNA (cytosine(4447)-C(5))-methyltransferase isoform X2: MGRKLDVLRKEKRGPGRKARKQKGAEVELAKFLPPATNNSGNKLSSHARKRAAKRRMGSGKTQARKNLLQLKKTTDKGEMDGTSTTAEQPSPQKGGKCRGPAEGASQHPQLGCSDSCSLSLTPAKRSQPARDNEEERLKSSESEGDEDVDAWESMGEDGSNEEMVDDYGASSSEEEELLPIEQAARKQKSGREGLSEDDSEEEEERVSSRSKGQEEEEDADLQLNMEIDEQFVLPSGEETERETAEPPDLHLIHQRIKDNVEVLQDFRVKREAGRARQEYLALLRQDLAAYYSYSDFLLKKLMELFPLPELVNFLESNEVPRPMTLRTNTLKTRRRDLAQALINRGVNLDPLGKWSKTGLVVYDSSVPIGATPEYLAGHYMLQGASSLLPVMALAPQENERILDMCCAPGGKTSYIAQLMKNTGVIVANDSSAERLRSVVGNLHRLGVTNAVLSHCDGRQFPMVLGGFDRVLLDAPCSGTGVISKDPAVKTNKDERDVLRCAHLQKELILSAIDSVNAASETGGYVVYCTCSIMVEENEWVVDYALKKRNVRLVPTGLDFGKEGFTRFKERRFHPSLKSTRRFYPHTHNMDGFFIAKLKKFSNAIPKMQKDEESTVETASPASAPEVAAEPQLKRKKLEKLKVIAGQKKQRQPPSKGVSVQRHKRPFPQHPGARPPARKQHRVHPNRQ, translated from the exons ATGGGGCGCAAACTTGATGTACTGAGGAAGGAAAAACGCGGCCCAGGGCGCAAAGCCCGCAAACAGAAGGGAGCAGAGGTAGAATTAGCCAAATTTCTTCCCCCAG CTACTAATAACAGTGGAAACAAATTATCCAGCCATGCACGAAAAAG GGCTGCAAAGAGACGAATGGGGTCAGGAAAAACCCAAGCTAGGAAAAATCTGCTTCAGCTAAAGAAGACAACAGATAAGGGGGAGATGGATGGCACCAGCACAA ctgcagagcagccaTCACCACAGAAAGGAGGAAAATGCAGGGGGCCAGCAGAAGGAGCCTCTCAGCACCCTCAGCTTGGGTGCAGTGACAGCTGCTCACTTTCACTAACTCCAGCCAAGAGATCACAGCCTGCTAGGGATAATGAAGAAGAGCGTTTGAAGTCCAGTGAAAGCGAGGGAGATGAAGATGTGGATGCCTGGGAGAGCATGGGGGAAGACGGGAGCAATGAGGAGATGGTGGATGATTATGGAGCCTCGTCCTCTGAGGAAGAGGAG CTGCTGCCCATCGAACAAGCTGCCCGGAAGCAGAAGTCTGGCAG GGAGGGTCTCAGTGAGGATGACagtgaagaagaggaggagcGGGTGAGCAGCCGAAGcaaggggcaggaggaagaggaggacgcaGACCTGCAGCTCAATATGGAGATAGACGAGCAATTTGTGTTACCCAGTGGTGAggagactgagagagaga CTGCTGAGCCACCTGACCTGCACCTCATTCATCAGCGTATCAAGGACAATGTGGAGGTGCTGCAGGACTTCAGGGTCAAGCGGGAGGCGGGACGTGCCCGGCAGGAGTACCTCGCATTGCTACGCCAGGACCTTGCTGCCTACTATTCCTACAGTGACTTCTTGCTTAAGAAGCTCATGGagctcttccctctccctgag CTGGTCAACTTCTTGGAATCTAATGAGGTTCCTCGCCCCATGACACTTCGTACCAACACGCTGAAAACACGGCGACGAGACCTGGCGCAG GCTCTGATTAATCGCGGTGTGAATCTTGACCCCCTGGGGAAGTGGTCGAAAACTGGGCTTGTTGTCTACGACTCCTCTGTGCCCATTG gtgcCACCCCTGAGTACCTGGCTGGACACTACATGCTACAAGGAGCTTCCAGCCTCCTCCCTGTCATGGCTCTGGCCCCCCAAGAGAATGAACGCATCCTGGACATGTGCTGTGCCCCAGGAGGCAAGACCAGCTACATAG CTCAGCTGATGAAGAACACAGGTGTGATCGTGGCCAACGACAGCAGTGCTGAGCGGCTGCGCAGTGTGGTGGGGAACCTGCACCGTCTGGGAGTCACCAATGCTGTCCTGAGCCACTGCGATGGACGCCAGTTCCCCATG GTGCTGGGTGGGTTTGACCGTGTCCTCCTTGATGCTCCCTGCAGTGGCACAGGTGTCATCTCTAAGGACCCTGCTGTCAAAACCAACAAG GATGAGAGGGATGTCCTGCGTTGTGCTCATCTTCAGAAGGAGCTGATTCTCAGTGCTATTGACTCAGTCAATGCTGCCTCCGAGACGGGGGGCTACGTAGTGTACTGTACCTGCTCCATCATG GTGGAAGAGAATGAGTGGGTTGTGGATTATGCCCTGAAGAAACGCAATGTTCGGTTGGTGCCCACAGGGCTGGACTTTGGCAAGGAAGGATTCACCAG gtTCAAGGAGCGTCGCTTCCACCCATCCCTCAAATCCACACGGCGTTTCTACCCTCACACCCACAACATGGATGGGTTCTTCATCGCCAAGCTCAAGAAATTTTCCAATGCCATCCCCAAAATGCAGAAAG ACGAGGAATCTACTGTGGAAACAGCAAGTCCAGCATCTGCTCCAGAAGTAGCTGCAGAGCCACAGCTTAAAAGGAAAAAACTTGAGAAGTTGAAAGTCATCGCGGGGCAGAAGAAGCAGCGGCAGCCCCCTTCAAAGGGAGTTTCTGTGCAAAGGCATAAGAGGCcctttccccagcatccaggaGCTCGGCCACCTGCCAGGAAGCAGCACAGAGTGCACCCGAATAGACAATAA
- the NOP2 gene encoding 28S rRNA (cytosine(4447)-C(5))-methyltransferase isoform X1, whose protein sequence is MCVCGGSLFCFLLSHFPSFLFLHLLHRVNSTMGRKLDVLRKEKRGPGRKARKQKGAEVELAKFLPPATNNSGNKLSSHARKRAAKRRMGSGKTQARKNLLQLKKTTDKGEMDGTSTTAEQPSPQKGGKCRGPAEGASQHPQLGCSDSCSLSLTPAKRSQPARDNEEERLKSSESEGDEDVDAWESMGEDGSNEEMVDDYGASSSEEEELLPIEQAARKQKSGREGLSEDDSEEEEERVSSRSKGQEEEEDADLQLNMEIDEQFVLPSGEETERETAEPPDLHLIHQRIKDNVEVLQDFRVKREAGRARQEYLALLRQDLAAYYSYSDFLLKKLMELFPLPELVNFLESNEVPRPMTLRTNTLKTRRRDLAQALINRGVNLDPLGKWSKTGLVVYDSSVPIGATPEYLAGHYMLQGASSLLPVMALAPQENERILDMCCAPGGKTSYIAQLMKNTGVIVANDSSAERLRSVVGNLHRLGVTNAVLSHCDGRQFPMVLGGFDRVLLDAPCSGTGVISKDPAVKTNKDERDVLRCAHLQKELILSAIDSVNAASETGGYVVYCTCSIMVEENEWVVDYALKKRNVRLVPTGLDFGKEGFTRFKERRFHPSLKSTRRFYPHTHNMDGFFIAKLKKFSNAIPKMQKDEESTVETASPASAPEVAAEPQLKRKKLEKLKVIAGQKKQRQPPSKGVSVQRHKRPFPQHPGARPPARKQHRVHPNRQ, encoded by the exons atgtgtgtgtgtggagggagtctgttctgttttcttttatctcattttccttccttccttttccttcaCTTACTTCACAGGGTGAACAGTACTATGGGGCGCAAACTTGATGTACTGAGGAAGGAAAAACGCGGCCCAGGGCGCAAAGCCCGCAAACAGAAGGGAGCAGAGGTAGAATTAGCCAAATTTCTTCCCCCAG CTACTAATAACAGTGGAAACAAATTATCCAGCCATGCACGAAAAAG GGCTGCAAAGAGACGAATGGGGTCAGGAAAAACCCAAGCTAGGAAAAATCTGCTTCAGCTAAAGAAGACAACAGATAAGGGGGAGATGGATGGCACCAGCACAA ctgcagagcagccaTCACCACAGAAAGGAGGAAAATGCAGGGGGCCAGCAGAAGGAGCCTCTCAGCACCCTCAGCTTGGGTGCAGTGACAGCTGCTCACTTTCACTAACTCCAGCCAAGAGATCACAGCCTGCTAGGGATAATGAAGAAGAGCGTTTGAAGTCCAGTGAAAGCGAGGGAGATGAAGATGTGGATGCCTGGGAGAGCATGGGGGAAGACGGGAGCAATGAGGAGATGGTGGATGATTATGGAGCCTCGTCCTCTGAGGAAGAGGAG CTGCTGCCCATCGAACAAGCTGCCCGGAAGCAGAAGTCTGGCAG GGAGGGTCTCAGTGAGGATGACagtgaagaagaggaggagcGGGTGAGCAGCCGAAGcaaggggcaggaggaagaggaggacgcaGACCTGCAGCTCAATATGGAGATAGACGAGCAATTTGTGTTACCCAGTGGTGAggagactgagagagaga CTGCTGAGCCACCTGACCTGCACCTCATTCATCAGCGTATCAAGGACAATGTGGAGGTGCTGCAGGACTTCAGGGTCAAGCGGGAGGCGGGACGTGCCCGGCAGGAGTACCTCGCATTGCTACGCCAGGACCTTGCTGCCTACTATTCCTACAGTGACTTCTTGCTTAAGAAGCTCATGGagctcttccctctccctgag CTGGTCAACTTCTTGGAATCTAATGAGGTTCCTCGCCCCATGACACTTCGTACCAACACGCTGAAAACACGGCGACGAGACCTGGCGCAG GCTCTGATTAATCGCGGTGTGAATCTTGACCCCCTGGGGAAGTGGTCGAAAACTGGGCTTGTTGTCTACGACTCCTCTGTGCCCATTG gtgcCACCCCTGAGTACCTGGCTGGACACTACATGCTACAAGGAGCTTCCAGCCTCCTCCCTGTCATGGCTCTGGCCCCCCAAGAGAATGAACGCATCCTGGACATGTGCTGTGCCCCAGGAGGCAAGACCAGCTACATAG CTCAGCTGATGAAGAACACAGGTGTGATCGTGGCCAACGACAGCAGTGCTGAGCGGCTGCGCAGTGTGGTGGGGAACCTGCACCGTCTGGGAGTCACCAATGCTGTCCTGAGCCACTGCGATGGACGCCAGTTCCCCATG GTGCTGGGTGGGTTTGACCGTGTCCTCCTTGATGCTCCCTGCAGTGGCACAGGTGTCATCTCTAAGGACCCTGCTGTCAAAACCAACAAG GATGAGAGGGATGTCCTGCGTTGTGCTCATCTTCAGAAGGAGCTGATTCTCAGTGCTATTGACTCAGTCAATGCTGCCTCCGAGACGGGGGGCTACGTAGTGTACTGTACCTGCTCCATCATG GTGGAAGAGAATGAGTGGGTTGTGGATTATGCCCTGAAGAAACGCAATGTTCGGTTGGTGCCCACAGGGCTGGACTTTGGCAAGGAAGGATTCACCAG gtTCAAGGAGCGTCGCTTCCACCCATCCCTCAAATCCACACGGCGTTTCTACCCTCACACCCACAACATGGATGGGTTCTTCATCGCCAAGCTCAAGAAATTTTCCAATGCCATCCCCAAAATGCAGAAAG ACGAGGAATCTACTGTGGAAACAGCAAGTCCAGCATCTGCTCCAGAAGTAGCTGCAGAGCCACAGCTTAAAAGGAAAAAACTTGAGAAGTTGAAAGTCATCGCGGGGCAGAAGAAGCAGCGGCAGCCCCCTTCAAAGGGAGTTTCTGTGCAAAGGCATAAGAGGCcctttccccagcatccaggaGCTCGGCCACCTGCCAGGAAGCAGCACAGAGTGCACCCGAATAGACAATAA